The proteins below come from a single Nitrospirae bacterium CG2_30_53_67 genomic window:
- a CDS encoding fumarate hydratase (Catalyzes the reversible hydration of fumaric acid to yield I-malic acid), with protein sequence MKEIAFDTIVEHVRQACIEANCVIAEDVAQAVQQALNQEESPVGRKILQEILDNHRVARDTKLPLCQDTGTAVFFVEIGQDVRMTGGLLEDAINEGVRQGYAAGFLRNSMAANPLNRKNTGDNTPAVIHFSLTPGERLKIIFCPKGGGSENMSDIAMLRPGDGMEGVLRFVVHTVKKAGSHPCPPVIVGVGIGGNFEKCAILAKKALTRPIGSPNPKLELSHLEVSFLDEINKLGIGPMGLGGRVTALAVHIETFPCHIASLPVAVNINCHAARHKEILL encoded by the coding sequence ATGAAAGAGATTGCCTTTGATACCATCGTGGAGCATGTCCGTCAAGCCTGCATTGAAGCCAACTGCGTGATTGCCGAGGATGTGGCTCAGGCCGTTCAACAGGCCCTAAACCAAGAAGAGTCTCCGGTCGGAAGGAAGATCCTGCAGGAGATTCTTGACAACCATCGTGTGGCTCGAGATACAAAACTTCCCCTCTGCCAGGATACCGGGACTGCGGTATTTTTTGTGGAGATCGGCCAGGACGTCCGAATGACAGGCGGGCTTCTGGAGGATGCGATCAACGAAGGCGTACGACAAGGTTATGCCGCAGGGTTTCTCCGCAATTCCATGGCGGCCAATCCATTAAATAGAAAAAATACCGGAGACAATACCCCGGCCGTGATCCATTTCAGTCTCACTCCGGGAGAACGGCTCAAGATCATCTTCTGCCCCAAGGGGGGCGGCAGCGAGAATATGAGTGATATCGCCATGCTGAGGCCCGGAGACGGGATGGAAGGAGTGCTGCGGTTCGTCGTCCATACCGTGAAGAAGGCGGGATCGCACCCTTGCCCGCCGGTGATCGTGGGGGTCGGGATCGGCGGGAATTTCGAGAAATGCGCGATCCTGGCCAAGAAGGCCCTGACCCGGCCGATAGGGAGCCCCAACCCCAAGCTGGAGCTTTCACACCTTGAGGTATCCTTCCTGGACGAGATCAACAAACTCGGCATCGGTCCCATGGGGCTTGGGGGTAGAGTCACCGCCCTTGCGGTGCATATTGAGACCTTTCCCTGTCACATCGCATCACTCCCCGTTGCCGTGAACATCAATTGTCATGCGGCACGGCATAAAGAGATTCTCTTGTAG
- a CDS encoding isocitrate dehydrogenase (NADP(+)) (Converts isocitrate to alpha ketoglutarate), whose protein sequence is MVEFEKFTPPEEGVRIIVRRTGLDVPDHPVIPFIEGDGIGPDIMRAAQRVLNAAVDKAYSGERRLCWYEIYAGEKAQKKFGEWIPQDTFEAVRYFSVALKGPLTTPVGGGFRSLNVALRQTLDLYACVRPIRYFEGVPAPVKEPHKMDMVIFRENTEDVYAGIEWPKGSEEAGRVIDFLNREMGCSILPDSGIGIKPMSETRSKRLIRKAIRYAITRNRKSVTLVHKGNIMKYTEGAFRDWGYETASQEFGRQTIMEKDLHGGELPPGKILINDRIADAMFQQILTRTDEYSVLATPNLNGDYLSDACAAQVGGLGLAPGANFGDTMAVFEATHGTAPKYAGQDKVNPGSLILSGVMMLEHLGWDEAGDMIVSAIEETIRRKKVTYDLERLMEGATRLSTSQFADEIIADMKPL, encoded by the coding sequence TGAAAAGTTTACACCGCCCGAAGAGGGCGTGAGGATCATCGTCCGCCGCACAGGGCTGGACGTTCCGGATCATCCCGTGATCCCTTTTATCGAAGGGGACGGGATCGGGCCCGACATCATGCGCGCCGCCCAGCGCGTGCTGAACGCAGCCGTGGACAAGGCCTACAGCGGGGAACGCAGGCTCTGCTGGTACGAGATCTATGCCGGGGAGAAGGCGCAGAAAAAGTTTGGAGAATGGATTCCCCAAGATACCTTTGAGGCCGTCCGGTATTTTTCCGTGGCCCTCAAAGGGCCGTTGACCACCCCGGTGGGGGGGGGATTCCGAAGTCTCAATGTCGCCTTGCGGCAGACGCTGGACCTCTATGCCTGCGTCCGGCCGATCCGCTATTTTGAAGGGGTTCCTGCGCCGGTCAAGGAACCGCACAAGATGGATATGGTGATCTTCCGGGAAAACACCGAGGACGTCTATGCCGGAATCGAATGGCCCAAGGGTTCCGAGGAGGCCGGGAGAGTGATTGATTTTCTGAACCGGGAGATGGGGTGCTCTATTCTCCCGGATTCCGGGATCGGGATCAAACCCATGAGCGAGACCAGGAGCAAACGGCTGATTCGCAAGGCCATCCGTTATGCCATTACCAGGAACCGCAAGAGCGTGACCCTGGTGCACAAAGGGAATATCATGAAATATACCGAAGGGGCCTTCCGGGACTGGGGCTATGAAACGGCGAGCCAGGAGTTCGGAAGGCAGACCATTATGGAAAAAGATCTTCATGGCGGGGAACTCCCCCCGGGCAAGATCCTGATCAATGACCGGATCGCCGATGCCATGTTCCAGCAGATCCTGACCCGGACGGATGAATACAGCGTGCTCGCGACCCCGAACCTGAACGGGGATTACCTCTCGGATGCCTGCGCCGCTCAGGTCGGCGGGCTGGGACTCGCGCCAGGCGCCAATTTTGGGGATACCATGGCCGTCTTCGAGGCGACGCACGGCACGGCCCCGAAATATGCGGGCCAGGACAAGGTCAATCCGGGCTCCCTGATCCTCTCCGGGGTCATGATGCTGGAGCATCTGGGTTGGGATGAGGCCGGAGATATGATTGTCTCCGCCATAGAGGAGACCATACGCCGGAAGAAAGTGACCTATGACCTGGAACGGCTGATGGAGGGCGCCACACGGCTTTCCACGTCCCAGTTCGCGGATGAGATCATCGCCGACATGAAGCCCCTGTAG
- a CDS encoding fumarate hydratase — protein sequence MTEAIRLHTPLREEDIERLKIGDPVLLNGVVYAARDAAHKRMIETLNKGESLPFDLKGQVIYYVGPAPAPPGRIIGSAGPTTASRMDPYTPILLDQGLKGLVGKGQRSREVVKNLVDHKAVYFVAVGGVAALLSDHIKENRVLAYPELGPEALRQLIFEDFPLIVANDIHGDDLFLSGWKRYRRRTRKKE from the coding sequence ATGACCGAAGCCATACGCCTTCATACCCCGCTTAGGGAAGAGGATATCGAACGTCTCAAGATCGGGGACCCGGTGCTTTTAAACGGCGTGGTTTATGCAGCCAGGGACGCGGCGCACAAGCGCATGATCGAAACCTTGAATAAAGGGGAGTCCCTCCCGTTTGACCTCAAAGGCCAGGTGATCTATTATGTCGGTCCTGCGCCGGCGCCTCCGGGGAGGATCATCGGATCTGCAGGTCCGACCACGGCTTCACGAATGGATCCCTATACGCCGATCCTGCTCGATCAGGGGCTTAAAGGACTGGTGGGCAAAGGACAACGTTCACGCGAGGTGGTTAAAAATCTCGTTGACCACAAGGCTGTTTATTTCGTCGCTGTGGGAGGCGTTGCGGCCCTCCTTTCGGACCACATCAAAGAGAACCGTGTTCTCGCCTATCCTGAACTCGGACCCGAGGCGTTGCGGCAGCTCATATTCGAAGACTTCCCTCTGATCGTGGCCAATGATATCCATGGAGACGATCTGTTTCTCTCAGGGTGGAAACGTTACAGGCGCCGCACCCGGAAGAAGGAATAA
- a CDS encoding malate dehydrogenase: MYKKVTVIGAGNVGATTAQRIAEKDLADVVLIDIAEGIPQGKGLDLLESAPIEGFHSHVAGAHDYGETMDSDLVIVTAGIPRKPGMSRDDLIATNAKIVRTVVKEAVLRSPDAILLMVTNPLDVMCSVAKKASGFPREKVIGMAGVLDAARFRAFISMELGVSAENISALVLGGHGDSMVPMPRYTTVAGIPITELLPAKTIEAMIRRTRDGGAEIVNLIKTGSAFYAPSSAVTEMAEAILKDQKKVLPCSVYLMGEYGIQGVFIGAPVKLGAGGAEKIMEIRLTDEEQRLLNLSAEAVRKTLLKLDAEL; the protein is encoded by the coding sequence TTGTATAAAAAAGTCACGGTCATCGGCGCCGGGAACGTCGGCGCCACAACGGCGCAGCGCATTGCAGAAAAGGATCTGGCTGATGTCGTCCTGATTGATATTGCCGAAGGAATCCCGCAGGGAAAAGGGCTTGATCTTCTGGAGTCGGCCCCCATCGAGGGGTTTCACAGTCATGTTGCCGGCGCTCATGATTACGGCGAAACCATGGATTCCGACCTGGTGATCGTGACCGCGGGGATCCCGAGAAAGCCGGGAATGAGCCGTGACGATTTGATCGCGACCAATGCAAAGATCGTCCGCACGGTCGTGAAGGAGGCGGTCCTGAGGTCTCCGGATGCCATCCTTCTCATGGTGACCAATCCTCTGGATGTGATGTGCTCTGTGGCTAAGAAGGCCAGCGGGTTCCCCCGTGAAAAGGTGATCGGCATGGCCGGCGTCCTGGATGCCGCCCGTTTCAGGGCCTTCATTTCCATGGAACTCGGCGTCTCGGCAGAGAATATCAGCGCCTTGGTCCTGGGCGGGCACGGAGACAGCATGGTCCCCATGCCGAGATATACAACCGTGGCGGGGATTCCGATCACTGAACTTCTCCCTGCAAAGACCATCGAGGCCATGATCCGGAGGACCCGGGACGGCGGCGCCGAGATCGTGAACCTGATCAAGACGGGGAGCGCCTTTTATGCGCCCTCCTCTGCCGTGACGGAGATGGCCGAGGCCATTCTTAAAGATCAGAAGAAGGTCCTTCCCTGTTCCGTGTATCTGATGGGGGAATACGGGATACAAGGTGTCTTTATCGGGGCGCCGGTCAAACTCGGCGCCGGCGGCGCGGAAAAGATTATGGAGATCAGGCTGACGGATGAAGAGCAGCGTCTCTTGAACCTTTCGGCAGAGGCTGTCCGCAAAACGCTGCTCAAGCTCGATGCGGAACTCTGA